In Eremothecium gossypii ATCC 10895 chromosome III, complete sequence, the genomic window AAGTACTAAAGATTCAACCCTCTGCCAATGATAACATACAATTAAAAAAACACCTGAACAAGGTGCTAGGTATGCTCCGGGAACTTTCGAAGGATATTTTGCATTCAAGAGATGAAGGACTCAGGGGTTTGGTAGAGAGGTATAATGACTGCCTTTCGGATATACCAGATGGGCTGATCGAAAAGAGTGATTATATGTTTGAGCTGGGACGGATGCCTGATTCTGGGGACGACAGCCCCCCAGATATGAAGCGAGTACGCTTCCAGGACAAGCTGGACGTCCATGAGGCGCAAAATTATGAAGAACGGGTATTCCCGCCCTACAAAGATGACCCCGAGGCCGCGCTAGACAGGGAGCGCGAGCAGTTGTTACAAGGTGGAACTGCCGGTGGAAGGACTACACACTCGCCTTTTACCAATCAGGACCTTTTcatgcagcagcagcagcagctaaTGGAGCAGGACACCCATTTAGAGCACCTGGCCGCTTCAGTGCATCAGAGTCACCGTATATCTACGGGCATACACAGAGAGGTAACAGAACAGAACGAGGGAATTCTAACGGATCTCGAGAGCATGTTGAACAACTCCGGACAGAGGCTGGACAGAGCTAAGAAACGGCTTGTTATATTTGAGAGGACTGTTAGAGATAAAGGCCATTGTATATTGATAGTCATCTTGATATTCATATTGTTGCTGATTGTCATCGTGTTTTGAACAAAATCAGACGCAGGTCGCCTTTCTATTATCAAAATAGATTCTTAAAAGTGAATATTAAACAGGTATATACAGATGTTGAACCAGTGGCTGACAGTATTGCGCGAGGAGACCCCTTATGTTGCTAAGCTGCCCACCTTTATTAAACTCATTGATTAAACCTGAAACAAAACTTGTGCTAGCGCTAGGAGAACAGTAGCGGACACAGGAACGCTGTCCATGCAGACGGAAGATTGTTGCGAGAAAAGTTCATAGCGTAAGATTGCCTCCCAAAAGACAAACTCGGCGGGTACCGGCACTACCTAACATCATTCTTAGGCATATTACCAGCTCCGGTTACTCTGGCCCTGCAATTGCGATTTAGCTCGCATTTGATGATAATGTCTTTGGGTGTAGGGCGCTTGTGCTGTTTGCTGGTCCAAATAATGGTACCGAGCGTACATGTCTGGGGCTGCAAGCCTAGCGGTTCCCGCCTGAAGCTGCATGTAGCCGTGATGCTGCGCTGTGAGCCCTGACCTATCTAGAAAGCTGTGAACTTGGCCTGGCGATACTATCGGACTTGATGCCTGCTGTGCTATCTGGCCCTGCAAGGGCAGCGCAGGCGCCTGATAATAAGGTTCTACGAAGAATATGGGATCATTCATAAAGGACTTCATACAATTCAACTTTGCCCTGGCTTCTCGACTGATATTCTGGGTTGACGTCACCGTCCCGACCGTTGCAGAGAACTTTGCAGGCTGTGGCTGTTGGTGCTGTTGGTAGCGGATCTTCTGGTTCATGCTGTTTCTGCGGTCAGCGGAAGGCTGATTTAGCATGAGGTAGAGAGATGTGCAATGTTACGAGTGCTACTGAGTTCTATCAGCTTTAAGTGAGCCAGTTGGTACAAGAAGTGGAACACAAATTTTTCAAGGCGACAGCGCAGAAGACTTCACCAACGTCAGTACATAAAAGGAGGCGTTTGAAACAAAAGATATTTTATGCCAACTCTCGGCACTGAAAAATGCAGATATTTAGAGTACTTCAAACTCAGCGTATATAGGGATATGATCACTGGGATGTAGCTCGTTGGGTAAACCAGTTTGCGCCGTTGATGATAATTCCTCTGATACCTCTTTTCCGCTAAGAACTTGAAGCAGTCTAAAGTCACGGCCATGAAACCATACGTAGTCGAAGATACCCTTGATTTTACCAGAGTAGCAGGTATTATCGAAAGAATCCTTAGGGATATAGTCGTACAGACTCCCATTCAAAAAGGAGCGCATTGGATTCTGGAATTCAAGGCCCGCAACCTTCACCACTTGTCCCCGCAGAAAACGGACTGAAAGAGCATCCTGGGAGGAGTTCAAGTCGCCACTTAGTAGCACTTTTATGTTAGAGTAGGAGGTGTCCTTGCGCGTGAGCAGACGCTTGACGATGGCCTTCAGGCGACGCATGATTATGAAGCATTGGGCCAGCTTGACTTCATCGTACTTCCAGTACAAATGCGTATTGACAACGACAAACAGAGACCCCGTTGGCTTGTGAAGCAGCGTAACAAACAAGCACACCTGGTTGCGCTGAGTGAGGACTGTCTTTAGGCTCTGCTTCTCGACCACATGCCCTGTGGCGTCGGTCACTTCCACTTGCGTCTGCGCCATCCATTCCTTTTCAGTTGGCGTTAATACTCCCAAGGTGTCACTGAGATACTCGAGATCAGTGGCCACA contains:
- the SYN8 gene encoding syntaxin (Syntenic homolog of Saccharomyces cerevisiae YAL014C (SYN8)), producing MVYILELSYEIDKLRNLVDERSRLVEVLKIQPSANDNIQLKKHLNKVLGMLRELSKDILHSRDEGLRGLVERYNDCLSDIPDGLIEKSDYMFELGRMPDSGDDSPPDMKRVRFQDKLDVHEAQNYEERVFPPYKDDPEAALDREREQLLQGGTAGGRTTHSPFTNQDLFMQQQQQLMEQDTHLEHLAASVHQSHRISTGIHREVTEQNEGILTDLESMLNNSGQRLDRAKKRLVIFERTVRDKGHCILIVILIFILLLIVIVF
- a CDS encoding ACR276Cp (NOHBY334; No homolog in Saccharomyces cerevisiae; Syntenic homolog of Kluyveromyces lactis KLLA0F07755g) gives rise to the protein MLNQPSADRRNSMNQKIRYQQHQQPQPAKFSATVGTVTSTQNISREARAKLNCMKSFMNDPIFFVEPYYQAPALPLQGQIAQQASSPIVSPGQVHSFLDRSGLTAQHHGYMQLQAGTARLAAPDMYARYHYLDQQTAQAPYTQRHYHQMRAKSQLQGQSNRSW
- the NGL1 gene encoding RNA exonuclease (Syntenic homolog of Saccharomyces cerevisiae YOL042W (NGL1)); translated protein: MPRRLLPTMAPSKALPARMINRQLLPVYSGSASAGCRSERRFNLLTYNMLSPYYMWPQVYTYVPEPFKKWEYRHKLLEYELFHKYHADILCLQELTGKDYEKFWRKQMKRRMNFESQYAQKPPPAYWKRSQEEMDGVGTFYNADKFEHVATDLEYLSDTLGVLTPTEKEWMAQTQVEVTDATGHVVEKQSLKTVLTQRNQVCLFVTLLHKPTGSLFVVVNTHLYWKYDEVKLAQCFIIMRRLKAIVKRLLTRKDTSYSNIKVLLSGDLNSSQDALSVRFLRGQVVKVAGLEFQNPMRSFLNGSLYDYIPKDSFDNTCYSGKIKGIFDYVWFHGRDFRLLQVLSGKEVSEELSSTAQTGLPNELHPSDHIPIYAEFEVL